Proteins from a single region of Bacteroidota bacterium:
- a CDS encoding geranylgeranylglycerol-phosphate geranylgeranyltransferase encodes MKAWIQLLRPVNLLLLVLTQYCIDWFILQPNFLKYGLPFTLNEFQFFLLVLATALICAGGYVINDYFDVQIDAVNKPEQQIISKKIAPEKAFNFYLILTVIGLGLGVYLSLVIDYWKLVTIFVVVIALLYLYSIAFKRMVFIGNFIVALLSAISVIIVMLFEPSLYNLARPGDYYIAGLCTKYILGISFFAFALTVVREIVKDIQDIEGDRKYNAKTLPVKYGTHRAVLIAELFLLLTVAGLLYLNFTVFNIFGNVYLIYILVLVAFLLFIGFRLFTAGTKKEYGVISTLLKISMVIGLGLMPLYYLLEF; translated from the coding sequence TTGAAAGCCTGGATTCAACTGCTTCGACCTGTAAATTTATTATTGCTTGTACTTACACAGTACTGTATCGACTGGTTTATACTGCAGCCTAACTTTTTGAAATATGGTTTGCCGTTTACACTGAATGAATTTCAATTTTTCCTATTGGTTTTAGCAACTGCTTTAATATGTGCAGGTGGTTATGTGATTAACGATTATTTTGATGTTCAAATTGATGCAGTTAATAAGCCCGAACAACAAATCATCAGTAAAAAAATTGCACCTGAAAAAGCATTTAATTTTTATTTGATACTTACCGTAATTGGCCTGGGGCTTGGCGTTTACCTGAGTTTAGTGATTGATTATTGGAAATTGGTAACCATTTTTGTTGTAGTAATTGCTTTATTATATCTGTATTCAATTGCATTTAAACGTATGGTTTTTATTGGCAATTTTATTGTTGCTTTACTTTCTGCTATTAGTGTAATAATTGTAATGTTGTTTGAGCCATCATTATATAATCTCGCCAGACCCGGTGATTATTATATTGCAGGTTTGTGTACCAAATATATATTAGGCATAAGTTTTTTTGCTTTTGCATTAACTGTAGTGCGGGAAATTGTAAAAGATATTCAGGATATAGAAGGAGACAGAAAGTATAATGCCAAAACATTACCTGTAAAATATGGTACACACAGGGCTGTGTTAATTGCAGAATTATTTTTGTTGCTGACCGTTGCAGGATTATTATATTTAAACTTTACCGTTTTTAATATTTTCGGAAATGTTTACCTGATTTATATTTTAGTGCTGGTTGCATTTTTATTGTTTATTGGTTTTCGTCTTTTTACAGCAGGCACTAAAAAAGAGTATGGTGTAATCAGCACCTTATTAAAAATAAGTATGGTTATCGGATTAGGATTAATGCCATTGTATTACCTTTTAGAATTTTAA
- a CDS encoding Maf family protein, with translation MKVVSGVCIAQGERQYDLEITTKVYFDTLTDAEIDFYIDKYQPYDKAGAYAIQEWIGINKITRIEGDYYNVVGFPMSKIFPVLSALTI, from the coding sequence ATAAAGGTAGTATCGGGTGTTTGTATAGCTCAGGGAGAACGTCAATACGATTTAGAAATAACTACTAAAGTATATTTTGATACCCTTACAGATGCTGAAATTGATTTTTACATCGATAAATATCAGCCATACGACAAAGCAGGAGCCTATGCCATTCAGGAATGGATAGGCATAAATAAAATTACCCGTATAGAAGGCGACTACTACAATGTAGTCGGCTTCCCTATGAGTAAAATATTTCCTGTTTTGTCGGCTTTAACTATTTAA
- a CDS encoding aminotransferase class V-fold PLP-dependent enzyme — MMDIVAIRNDTPGSRLVKHFNNAGCSLHPLPVVEAVKQFLDEESMIGGYEIHAKREQQLLDFYSAAAEMLNCHSRNIAFVTSATDGFVKALSSIPFKSGDVILTTLNDYVSNQIQFLSLQKRFGVQIIRAENLPTGEVDPASIEQLIKKHRPVLVSVTHVPNNTGMIQPIEEIGAICAKEDVLYAVDICQSAGQIPVDVKKVLCDFASFTMRKFMRGPRGSGVLFVSDKVLDKKMEPLFVDMRGADWIDDNVYQQTPDAKRFEYVEQSNAIITGATVAIRYYLQLGQQNVYERNRIISAYTRKKLSEIPGIKLMDQGINLSNIISALPEKKNIFEIKAELNRLGINIGAAQKKFALLDFQQKHIEGTLRISPHYFNSHEEINILADSIHCLNP; from the coding sequence ATTATGGATATTGTTGCCATCCGCAACGACACGCCGGGTAGTCGTTTAGTAAAACATTTTAATAATGCCGGCTGCTCATTACATCCATTACCTGTAGTTGAAGCCGTAAAACAATTTCTGGATGAAGAATCCATGATTGGCGGATATGAAATACATGCCAAACGCGAACAACAATTACTTGATTTTTATTCGGCAGCAGCAGAAATGCTCAATTGCCATTCAAGAAATATCGCATTTGTAACCAGTGCTACCGATGGATTTGTTAAAGCACTTTCTTCCATTCCTTTTAAATCTGGAGATGTAATTCTTACTACATTAAATGATTATGTTTCCAATCAAATTCAATTTTTATCCTTACAAAAACGATTCGGTGTTCAAATAATACGTGCAGAAAATTTGCCTACGGGAGAAGTAGATCCTGCATCAATAGAACAATTAATCAAAAAACATCGCCCTGTTTTGGTATCTGTTACACATGTGCCAAATAATACGGGTATGATTCAACCGATTGAAGAAATCGGTGCAATTTGCGCAAAAGAAGATGTGTTATATGCAGTCGATATTTGTCAGAGTGCCGGACAAATTCCTGTTGATGTAAAAAAAGTATTATGCGATTTTGCTTCTTTTACCATGCGTAAATTTATGCGCGGACCAAGAGGCAGTGGTGTATTATTTGTTTCAGATAAAGTGTTGGATAAAAAAATGGAACCACTGTTTGTAGATATGCGTGGTGCCGATTGGATTGATGATAATGTATATCAGCAAACACCCGATGCCAAACGATTTGAATACGTGGAACAATCAAATGCAATAATTACCGGCGCAACAGTTGCCATCAGATATTATTTACAATTAGGTCAGCAAAATGTTTATGAAAGAAACCGAATCATAAGCGCTTATACACGGAAAAAATTGTCGGAAATTCCCGGAATTAAATTAATGGACCAGGGAATTAACCTCAGTAATATAATTTCTGCACTTCCGGAGAAAAAAAATATTTTCGAAATAAAAGCCGAGTTAAACCGCTTAGGTATTAATATTGGTGCTGCTCAGAAGAAGTTTGCATTGTTAGATTTTCAACAAAAGCATATAGAGGGAACACTAAGAATTAGTCCGCATTATTTTAATTCACACGAAGAAATTAATATACTTGCAGATTCAATTCATTGTTTAAACCCTTAA
- a CDS encoding 2Fe-2S iron-sulfur cluster binding domain-containing protein, with translation MVTIKYIFEDGSAPREVQIESGYTVLEAALLNDIKLNHNCGGVCACSTCHVYIEKGMETLPETTEKEEDFIDRARDPRLNSRLSCQCDLMVDETYVEVIVPDQSTIIAS, from the coding sequence ATGGTAACTATTAAATATATTTTTGAAGATGGGAGTGCCCCCCGAGAGGTACAAATAGAGTCCGGGTACACAGTGCTGGAGGCAGCCCTGCTCAACGATATTAAACTCAATCACAATTGCGGTGGTGTTTGCGCTTGCAGCACCTGCCATGTATATATTGAAAAAGGTATGGAAACATTACCCGAAACAACTGAAAAAGAAGAAGATTTTATCGACAGAGCAAGAGACCCAAGATTAAATTCGCGTTTAAGTTGTCAGTGCGATTTAATGGTAGATGAAACTTATGTCGAAGTAATTGTTCCTGACCAGTCAACTATTATTGCATCCTAA
- a CDS encoding DUF2520 domain-containing protein, whose amino-acid sequence MQIRSLTIIGTGNVATHLGKAFSAAGMQINAIVARSKDKAAELAKQLNNTHALDFSDVLPVSDAYLIAVRDDAILEVAKKISTKEKLLIHCSGAAAGQMVDINGNNYGVMWPMQTLTKNNAIDLKQTLVAVSGNTPEVEAAIGALADMISDRVIKVSESQRAMLHLAAVWINNYINHMFVIAEELMQENNLDFNLFIPMIDEHISKLKTMSATQLQTGPASRGDMVTLNKHRSMLKGHPDILQLYDAIAQSILNRSLKK is encoded by the coding sequence ATGCAAATTCGATCACTTACTATTATTGGAACAGGAAATGTGGCTACCCATTTGGGTAAGGCATTTTCAGCCGCCGGTATGCAGATAAATGCAATTGTTGCAAGAAGTAAGGATAAAGCTGCGGAATTGGCAAAGCAACTAAACAATACGCACGCATTGGATTTTAGTGATGTACTGCCGGTTTCAGATGCATATTTAATTGCCGTAAGAGATGATGCAATTTTAGAAGTTGCAAAAAAAATATCTACAAAGGAAAAATTATTGATTCACTGCTCCGGTGCTGCGGCAGGACAAATGGTTGATATTAATGGCAATAATTATGGTGTGATGTGGCCGATGCAAACACTCACCAAAAATAACGCTATTGATTTAAAACAAACATTGGTGGCAGTTTCGGGTAATACACCTGAAGTAGAGGCTGCAATTGGTGCGTTAGCAGATATGATATCCGACCGTGTTATAAAAGTAAGTGAATCGCAAAGAGCAATGTTGCATCTTGCTGCGGTTTGGATTAATAATTATATCAATCACATGTTTGTAATTGCGGAAGAATTGATGCAGGAAAACAATCTGGATTTTAATTTATTTATTCCGATGATTGATGAACATATCAGTAAATTAAAAACCATGTCCGCAACTCAATTACAAACCGGACCTGCATCACGGGGCGACATGGTTACACTCAATAAACACCGGAGTATGCTAAAAGGGCATCCGGATATACTACAATTATACGATGCTATTGCGCAGAGTATTTTAAATCGCTCATTAAAGAAATAA
- a CDS encoding Maf family protein produces the protein MEIVLASGSPCRKQILGDAGFEFSIISPDVDESFIRRC, from the coding sequence ATGGAAATAGTTTTAGCTTCCGGATCACCATGCAGAAAGCAAATTTTGGGTGATGCCGGTTTTGAATTTTCAATTATTTCACCGGATGTTGATGAATCGTTCATCCGAAGATGTTGA
- the iscX gene encoding Fe-S cluster assembly protein IscX, giving the protein MNHFEEPPIYWADHEDIALKLYERFGDDFGESKIYRIRFTELIEWVLEIPEFKGTREDCNEGHLEMVQSAWVYEWRDAQK; this is encoded by the coding sequence ATGAATCATTTTGAAGAGCCGCCAATATATTGGGCAGATCATGAAGATATTGCATTAAAATTGTACGAACGTTTTGGGGATGATTTTGGTGAATCTAAAATTTACCGAATTCGTTTTACCGAATTAATTGAATGGGTATTAGAAATACCTGAATTTAAAGGCACACGTGAAGATTGTAATGAAGGACATTTGGAAATGGTTCAAAGTGCCTGGGTTTATGAATGGCGTGATGCACAGAAATAA
- a CDS encoding Maf family protein: MEKAKTLCQSEDIIITADTVVILENKIIGKPIDRRDAVAILKALSGKQHKGSIGCLYSSGRTSIRFRNNY; this comes from the coding sequence ATGGAAAAGGCGAAAACACTTTGTCAGTCTGAGGATATTATAATAACGGCGGACACGGTAGTAATTCTTGAAAACAAAATAATTGGTAAACCCATAGACCGTAGAGATGCAGTTGCTATTTTAAAAGCATTATCCGGAAAACAACATAAAGGTAGTATCGGGTGTTTGTATAGCTCAGGGAGAACGTCAATACGATTTAGAAATAACTACTAA